A genomic stretch from Bradyrhizobium sp. 195 includes:
- the ahcY gene encoding adenosylhomocysteinase encodes MNAKPGFTDYIVKDISLADFGRKELSLAETEMPGLMATREEYGPKQPLKGARIAGSLHMTIQTGVLIETLAALGADIRWVSCNIYSTQDHAAAAIAAAGIPVFAVKGETLAEYWDYTAKLFDWHGGGHPNMILDDGGDATMYVHLGLRAENGDTAFLDKPGSEEEEVFFALLKKQLKEKPKGYFAEIAKSIKGVSEETTTGVHRLYDMQKAGTLLWPAINVNDSVTKSKFDNLYGCRESLVDGIRRGTDVMMSGKVAMVAGFGDVGKGSAASLRQAGCRVMVSEVDPICALQAAMEGYEVVTMEDAAPRADIFVTATGNKDIITIEHMRAMKDRAIVCNIGHFDNEIQIAGLRNLKWTNIKPQVDEIEFPDKHRIIMLSEGRLVNLGNAMGHPSFVMSASFTNQTLAQIELFANNKDGKYKKEVYVLPKSLDEKVARLHLAKIGVKLTELRKDQADYIGVKQEGPYKSDHYRY; translated from the coding sequence ATGAACGCGAAGCCCGGCTTCACAGATTACATCGTCAAGGACATTTCGCTCGCCGATTTCGGCCGCAAGGAACTCTCGCTGGCCGAGACCGAGATGCCCGGCCTGATGGCCACCCGCGAAGAGTACGGCCCGAAGCAGCCGCTGAAAGGCGCGCGTATCGCCGGCTCGCTGCACATGACGATCCAGACCGGCGTGCTGATCGAGACGCTGGCAGCACTCGGCGCCGACATTCGCTGGGTCTCCTGCAACATCTATTCGACGCAGGATCACGCTGCCGCCGCGATCGCGGCTGCCGGCATTCCCGTCTTCGCCGTCAAGGGCGAGACGCTCGCTGAGTACTGGGACTACACCGCCAAGCTGTTCGACTGGCACGGCGGCGGTCACCCGAACATGATCCTCGATGACGGCGGCGACGCCACCATGTACGTCCATCTGGGTCTGCGCGCTGAGAATGGCGACACCGCCTTCCTCGACAAGCCCGGCTCCGAGGAAGAGGAAGTCTTCTTCGCGCTTCTGAAAAAGCAGCTTAAGGAAAAGCCGAAGGGCTACTTCGCCGAGATCGCCAAGAGCATCAAGGGCGTTTCCGAAGAGACCACCACGGGCGTGCATCGTCTCTATGACATGCAGAAGGCCGGCACGCTGCTGTGGCCCGCGATCAACGTCAACGACAGCGTCACCAAGTCGAAGTTCGACAACCTCTATGGCTGCCGTGAATCGCTGGTCGACGGCATCCGCCGCGGTACCGACGTGATGATGTCGGGCAAGGTCGCGATGGTCGCGGGCTTTGGCGACGTCGGCAAGGGTTCGGCAGCCTCGCTGCGCCAGGCCGGCTGCCGCGTCATGGTGTCGGAAGTCGATCCGATCTGCGCGCTCCAGGCCGCGATGGAAGGCTACGAAGTCGTGACCATGGAAGACGCAGCTCCTCGCGCCGACATCTTCGTCACCGCCACCGGCAACAAGGACATCATCACCATCGAGCACATGCGCGCGATGAAGGATCGCGCCATCGTCTGCAACATCGGTCACTTCGACAACGAGATCCAGATCGCAGGTCTGCGTAACCTGAAGTGGACCAACATCAAGCCGCAGGTCGACGAGATCGAATTCCCCGATAAGCACCGCATCATCATGCTGTCGGAAGGGCGCCTCGTGAACCTCGGCAATGCGATGGGCCATCCGTCCTTCGTGATGTCGGCGTCCTTCACCAACCAGACGCTGGCGCAGATCGAGCTTTTCGCCAACAACAAGGACGGCAAGTACAAGAAGGAAGTCTACGTGCTGCCGAAGTCCCTCGACGAGAAGGTCGCGCGCCTGCACCTCGCCAAGATCGGCGTCAAGCTCACCGAGCTGCGCAAGGACCAGGCCGACTATATCGGCGTGAAGCAGGAAGGCCCGTACAAGTCGGACCACTACCGCTACTGA
- a CDS encoding ABC transporter ATP-binding protein: MTIVLETQNLEKQFGGLRVTRDLSLKIEQGARHALIGPNGAGKTTVINQLTGVLKPNSGRILLEGQDITDLPVHKRVLRGLSRTFQINQLYPDLTPLETIGLAVSERLGHGGDWWRRMGTRSDVNGEIADLLSRFHLLDVMNEQTVTLPYGKQRLLEIAVAIAAKPRVLLLDEPAAGVPESERHDILAVVGSLPRDVTVLLIEHDMDLVFSFADRISVLVSGALLTEGPPEQVARDPQVKAVYLGEEAVNV, translated from the coding sequence ATGACCATCGTGCTCGAAACCCAAAATCTCGAGAAACAGTTTGGCGGCCTGCGCGTCACCCGCGATCTGTCCTTGAAGATCGAGCAGGGCGCCCGCCACGCGCTGATCGGCCCGAACGGCGCCGGCAAGACCACGGTCATCAACCAGCTCACCGGCGTGCTGAAGCCGAATTCGGGCCGCATCCTGCTCGAAGGACAGGACATCACCGATCTGCCCGTGCACAAGCGGGTCCTGCGCGGCCTGTCGCGCACCTTCCAGATCAACCAGCTCTACCCCGATCTCACACCGCTCGAGACCATCGGCCTTGCGGTGTCCGAGCGCCTCGGCCATGGCGGCGATTGGTGGCGGCGGATGGGCACGCGCAGCGACGTCAATGGCGAGATCGCCGATCTGCTCTCGCGCTTCCATCTGCTCGACGTCATGAACGAGCAGACCGTGACGCTGCCCTACGGCAAGCAGCGCCTGCTCGAGATCGCGGTCGCGATCGCCGCCAAGCCGCGCGTGCTCCTGCTGGATGAGCCCGCCGCCGGCGTACCCGAGAGCGAGCGCCACGACATCCTCGCCGTCGTAGGCAGCCTGCCGCGCGACGTCACGGTGCTCCTGATCGAGCACGACATGGATCTCGTGTTCTCCTTCGCCGACCGCATTTCGGTGCTGGTCTCCGGCGCGCTGCTCACCGAGGGGCCGCCGGAGCAGGTCGCACGCGATCCGCAGGTCAAGGCGGTCTATCTCGGCGAGGAGGCGGTCAATGTCTGA
- the purU gene encoding formyltetrahydrofolate deformylase, producing MPDHQYVLTLSCPDRPGIVSAVSTFLAHNGQNILDAQQFDDVETKKFFMRVVFTAADLAVELSALQTGFAAIAERFGMEWQMRDRAAHRKVMLLVSKSDHCLVDILYRWRTGELPMTLAAIVSNHPREVYSGLDFGGIPFHHLPVTKETKREQEGQIMDLVGNTKTDLVVLARYMQILSDDLSAKLSGRCINIHHSFLPGFKGAKPYHQAHERGVKLIGATAHYVTRDLDEGPIIDQDVERISHRDTPEDLVRKGRDIERRVLARAIRYHLDDRVILNGRKTVVFVD from the coding sequence ATGCCCGACCATCAATATGTCCTGACCCTGTCCTGTCCGGATCGTCCCGGCATCGTCTCGGCGGTGTCGACGTTCCTCGCGCATAACGGACAGAACATCCTCGACGCCCAGCAGTTCGACGACGTCGAGACCAAGAAGTTCTTCATGCGGGTGGTGTTCACCGCGGCCGATCTTGCCGTGGAACTGTCGGCGCTGCAGACCGGCTTTGCCGCGATCGCCGAGCGTTTCGGCATGGAATGGCAGATGCGCGACCGGGCCGCGCATCGCAAGGTGATGCTGCTGGTGTCGAAGTCGGATCATTGTCTGGTCGACATCCTTTATCGCTGGCGCACCGGCGAGCTGCCGATGACGCTTGCCGCCATCGTCTCCAACCATCCGCGCGAGGTCTATTCCGGGCTCGATTTCGGCGGCATCCCGTTCCACCATTTGCCCGTGACCAAGGAAACCAAGCGCGAGCAGGAGGGCCAGATCATGGACCTCGTCGGCAACACCAAGACCGATCTCGTCGTGCTTGCCCGCTACATGCAGATCCTGTCGGATGATCTGTCGGCGAAGCTGTCGGGGCGCTGCATCAACATCCACCACTCGTTTCTGCCGGGCTTCAAGGGCGCAAAACCCTATCACCAGGCCCATGAGCGCGGCGTCAAGCTGATCGGCGCGACCGCGCATTACGTCACGCGCGACCTCGACGAGGGCCCGATCATCGACCAGGACGTCGAGCGCATCAGCCATCGCGATACGCCGGAAGATCTCGTCCGCAAGGGCCGCGACATCGAGCGCCGCGTGCTCGCCCGCGCGATCCGCTACCATCTCGACGACCGCGTCATTCTCAACGGCCGCAAGACCGTGGTGTTCGTGGATTAG
- a CDS encoding ABC transporter ATP-binding protein, giving the protein MSDLLAIDSLRAGYGEAVVLPNMSLRLAEGQVLALLGRNGTGKTTLINSIVGVTRRFAGIVTLAGTDVTSLRPDQRARAGIGWVPQERNIFRSLTVEENMTAVAQPGPWTVEKVYEMFPRLKERRSNFGNQLSGGEQQMLAIGRALTLNPKVLLLDEPTEGLAPIIVEELLKAIGTITRAGGICSIIVEQNAQKILGLADRVVILERGTIVHDAPSAALKADPSVLERHLGVAGAAAH; this is encoded by the coding sequence ATGTCTGACCTGCTCGCCATCGATTCACTTCGTGCCGGCTATGGCGAGGCGGTGGTCCTGCCCAACATGTCCTTGCGCCTGGCCGAGGGGCAGGTGCTGGCGCTGCTGGGCCGCAACGGCACCGGCAAGACCACGCTGATCAATTCCATCGTCGGCGTCACCCGCCGCTTCGCAGGTATCGTCACGCTCGCCGGCACGGATGTCACCTCGCTCCGGCCCGATCAGCGGGCGCGCGCCGGCATTGGCTGGGTGCCGCAGGAGCGCAACATCTTCCGCTCGCTTACGGTCGAGGAGAACATGACCGCGGTGGCGCAGCCCGGTCCCTGGACGGTGGAGAAGGTCTACGAGATGTTCCCGCGACTGAAGGAGCGGCGGAGCAATTTCGGCAACCAGCTCTCCGGCGGCGAGCAGCAGATGCTGGCGATCGGCCGCGCGCTCACCCTCAACCCGAAAGTGCTGCTGCTGGACGAGCCGACCGAGGGCCTCGCCCCCATCATCGTCGAGGAGCTGCTCAAGGCGATCGGCACCATCACCCGGGCGGGCGGCATCTGCTCGATCATCGTCGAGCAGAATGCCCAAAAGATTCTGGGGCTCGCTGACCGCGTTGTGATATTGGAGCGCGGAACGATCGTCCACGATGCCCCGAGCGCCGCGCTGAAAGCTGACCCCTCGGTCCTGGAACGCCATCTCGGCGTCGCCGGGGCGGCGGCCCACTAA
- the metK gene encoding methionine adenosyltransferase, giving the protein MRASYLFTSESVSEGHPDKVCDRISDEIVDLFYREGPKAGIDPWQIRAACETLATTNKVVIAGETRGPKSVTNEQIEGVVRGAIKDIGYEQEGFHWKTCDIEILLHPQSADIAQGVDALQPGEVKEEGAGDQGIMFGYATNETPDLMPAPIFYAHKILRLISEARHSGKEKVLGPDSKSQVTVQYENGKPVGVREIVVSHQHLVEDLTSKQIRDIVEPYVREALPKDWITPKTIWHINPTGKFFIGGPDGDSGLTGRKIIVDTYGGAAPHGGGAFSGKDPTKVDRSAAYAARYVAKNIVAAGLADRCTLQLAYAIGVARPLSIYIDTHGTGKVSEDQLEKAAAKAMDLTPRGIRSHLDLNRPIYARTSAYGHFGRTPDNEGGFSWEKTDLVEQLKRAL; this is encoded by the coding sequence ATGCGCGCGTCCTATCTCTTCACCAGCGAGTCCGTGTCCGAGGGTCATCCGGACAAGGTCTGCGACCGCATTTCCGACGAGATCGTCGATCTGTTCTACCGCGAAGGGCCCAAGGCCGGCATCGACCCCTGGCAGATCCGCGCCGCCTGCGAGACGCTCGCGACCACCAACAAGGTGGTGATCGCCGGCGAGACCCGCGGTCCGAAGTCGGTGACCAACGAGCAGATCGAGGGCGTCGTCCGCGGCGCCATCAAGGACATCGGCTACGAGCAGGAAGGCTTCCACTGGAAGACCTGCGACATCGAGATCCTGCTGCATCCGCAGTCGGCAGACATCGCCCAGGGCGTCGATGCGCTGCAGCCGGGTGAGGTGAAGGAAGAGGGCGCGGGCGACCAGGGCATCATGTTCGGCTACGCCACGAACGAGACGCCCGACCTGATGCCGGCGCCGATCTTCTACGCCCACAAGATTCTGCGCCTGATCTCCGAAGCCCGTCACTCCGGCAAGGAGAAGGTGCTCGGTCCGGACTCCAAGAGCCAGGTTACCGTGCAGTACGAGAACGGCAAGCCGGTCGGCGTGCGCGAGATCGTGGTCTCGCATCAGCACCTGGTCGAGGACCTCACGTCCAAGCAGATTCGCGACATCGTCGAGCCCTATGTGCGCGAGGCGCTGCCGAAGGATTGGATCACGCCGAAGACGATCTGGCACATCAACCCGACCGGCAAGTTCTTCATCGGCGGTCCCGACGGCGACTCCGGCCTGACCGGCCGCAAGATCATCGTCGACACCTATGGCGGCGCGGCCCCGCATGGCGGCGGCGCGTTCTCCGGCAAGGATCCGACCAAGGTCGACCGCTCGGCGGCTTATGCTGCGCGCTACGTCGCCAAGAACATCGTCGCCGCCGGTCTCGCCGACCGCTGCACGCTCCAGCTTGCCTACGCCATCGGCGTGGCGCGTCCGCTGTCGATCTACATCGACACCCACGGCACCGGCAAGGTGTCGGAGGACCAGCTCGAGAAGGCAGCCGCCAAGGCGATGGATCTGACGCCCCGCGGCATCCGCAGCCATCTCGACCTCAACCGCCCGATCTACGCGCGCACCTCGGCCTACGGCCATTTCGGCCGCACGCCCGACAACGAGGGCGGCTTCTCCTGGGAGAAGACCGACCTCGTCGAGCAGCTCAAGCGGGCGCTCTAA
- a CDS encoding branched-chain amino acid ABC transporter permease: protein MSAASDVGHHAQRQARWHYGEIAFWLIVLACGFAFPTRYLIMTDILRLALFTMSLDLILGYAGIVSLGHAAFFGVGAYAAGLLALHGIVKEPVLALIVAGLAAMVLGFATSFLVIRGVDLTRLMVTLGIALLLEALAERFSNITGGTDGLQGIEMQPIFGEIPFDMFGKAGFFYSLAVLFLLFLFARRVVHSPFGLSLRAIKNNPLRAAAIGIPVNRRLIAIYTLAAFYAGVAGALFTQTTAIASLDVFAFERSADLMLVLVIGGTGYLYGGLVGAVIFRMLQEVFSTITPQYWQFWIGLVLVVIVLVGRQRLHRWVLYVPNLVIKQIAGRKAVVAVPESDA, encoded by the coding sequence ATGAGCGCCGCTTCCGACGTCGGTCATCACGCCCAGCGCCAAGCGCGCTGGCACTACGGCGAAATCGCCTTCTGGCTGATCGTGCTGGCCTGCGGCTTTGCCTTTCCCACGCGCTATCTGATCATGACCGACATCCTGCGGCTGGCGCTGTTTACGATGTCGCTGGATCTCATCCTCGGCTATGCCGGCATCGTCTCGCTCGGTCATGCCGCTTTCTTCGGCGTCGGCGCCTATGCCGCGGGGCTTCTCGCGCTGCACGGGATCGTCAAGGAGCCGGTGCTGGCGCTGATCGTCGCCGGCCTTGCCGCGATGGTGCTCGGCTTTGCCACCAGCTTCCTGGTGATCCGCGGCGTCGACCTGACGCGCTTGATGGTGACGCTCGGCATCGCCCTGCTGCTGGAAGCGCTCGCCGAACGCTTCTCCAACATCACCGGCGGTACCGACGGCTTGCAGGGCATCGAGATGCAGCCGATCTTCGGCGAGATCCCGTTCGACATGTTCGGCAAGGCCGGCTTCTTCTATTCGCTGGCCGTGCTGTTCCTCCTCTTCCTGTTCGCCCGTCGCGTGGTGCACTCGCCGTTCGGCCTGTCGCTGCGCGCGATCAAGAACAATCCGCTGCGCGCCGCCGCGATCGGCATCCCCGTTAACCGCCGCCTGATCGCGATCTACACGCTCGCGGCGTTTTACGCCGGAGTCGCAGGCGCGCTGTTCACCCAGACCACGGCAATCGCCTCGCTCGACGTGTTCGCCTTCGAACGCTCCGCGGATCTGATGCTGGTGCTCGTCATCGGTGGCACCGGTTACCTGTATGGCGGACTGGTTGGCGCGGTGATCTTCCGCATGCTCCAGGAAGTGTTCTCCACCATCACCCCGCAGTACTGGCAGTTCTGGATCGGCCTCGTGCTGGTCGTGATCGTGCTGGTCGGCCGCCAGCGTCTGCACCGCTGGGTGCTCTACGTGCCCAACCTGGTCATCAAACAAATCGCCGGGCGCAAGGCCGTCGTCGCCGTTCCGGAAAGCGACGCATGA
- a CDS encoding ABC transporter substrate-binding protein, with the protein MFERKILLRAAVAAAIASLAAVAPAKAEDSVKVGLILPMTGGQASTGKQIENAIKLYMQQKGDTVAGKKIEIILKDDAAIPDKTKTAAQELIVNDKVNFIAGFGVTPAALAAAPLATQAKIPEVVMAAGTSIITERSPYIVRTSFTLAQSSTIIGDWAVKNGIKKVATLTSDYAPGNDALNFFKQNFTAGGGEVVEEVKTPLANPDFAPFLQRMKDAKPDAIFVFVPAGQGGNFMKQYAERGLDKAGIKVIGPGDVTDDDLLNNMGDAVLGTVTAHLYSAAHPSQMNKDFVAAYKKAFGNRPGFMAVSGYDGIHLIYEALKKTNGDTDGTKLVEAMKGQKWESPRGPISIDPETRDIVQNIYIRKVEKVDGELYNVEFATFEAVKDLGKTKK; encoded by the coding sequence ATGTTCGAACGCAAAATTCTTTTACGCGCCGCAGTAGCGGCTGCCATCGCAAGCCTCGCTGCCGTCGCTCCTGCCAAGGCCGAGGACAGCGTCAAAGTCGGCCTGATCCTGCCGATGACCGGCGGCCAGGCCTCGACCGGCAAGCAGATCGAGAACGCGATCAAGCTGTACATGCAGCAGAAGGGCGACACCGTCGCCGGCAAGAAGATCGAGATCATCCTAAAGGACGACGCCGCGATCCCGGACAAGACCAAGACCGCCGCGCAGGAACTGATCGTCAACGACAAGGTCAACTTCATCGCAGGCTTCGGTGTGACGCCGGCCGCGCTCGCAGCCGCGCCGCTAGCGACGCAAGCCAAGATCCCGGAAGTCGTGATGGCGGCCGGCACCTCCATCATCACCGAGCGCTCGCCCTATATCGTGCGCACCAGCTTCACGCTGGCGCAATCCTCGACCATCATCGGCGACTGGGCGGTCAAGAACGGCATCAAGAAGGTGGCGACGTTGACATCCGACTATGCGCCGGGCAATGACGCGCTGAACTTCTTCAAGCAGAACTTCACCGCGGGCGGCGGCGAGGTGGTCGAGGAAGTCAAGACGCCGCTCGCCAATCCCGATTTCGCGCCGTTCCTGCAGCGCATGAAGGACGCCAAGCCCGACGCGATCTTCGTGTTCGTGCCGGCCGGCCAGGGCGGCAACTTCATGAAGCAATATGCCGAGCGCGGCCTCGACAAGGCCGGCATCAAGGTGATCGGGCCGGGCGACGTGACCGACGACGACCTGCTCAACAACATGGGCGACGCCGTGCTCGGTACTGTCACCGCGCATCTCTACTCCGCGGCGCACCCCTCGCAAATGAACAAGGATTTCGTCGCGGCCTACAAGAAGGCGTTCGGCAACCGTCCGGGCTTCATGGCAGTGAGCGGGTATGACGGCATCCACCTCATCTACGAGGCGCTGAAGAAGACCAATGGCGACACCGACGGCACCAAGCTGGTCGAAGCCATGAAGGGCCAGAAGTGGGAGAGCCCGCGCGGCCCGATCTCGATCGACCCCGAGACCCGCGACATCGTGCAGAACATCTACATCCGCAAGGTCGAGAAGGTCGACGGCGAACTCTACAACGTCGAGTTCGCGACCTTCGAGGCCGTCAAGGATCTCGGCAAGACCAAGAAGTGA
- a CDS encoding nuclear transport factor 2 family protein, with protein MSSEANVQLLKEAYRRWNDSKGASVDYWFDSVIGPQISFGSVPRGAQPLAFATDYNDRAKLRGYFDGLLAEWTMQHYTMEEYIAQGDVVVARGSTAWTCKKTGKTAETPKINFWRFKDGKAVEYYEYFDTNCVVEASR; from the coding sequence ATGTCCAGCGAAGCCAATGTTCAGCTGTTGAAAGAAGCCTATCGCCGGTGGAACGACAGCAAGGGCGCGAGCGTCGACTATTGGTTCGACAGCGTCATCGGCCCGCAGATAAGTTTCGGCTCGGTCCCGCGCGGCGCCCAGCCTCTTGCGTTCGCGACGGATTACAATGACCGTGCAAAGCTTCGTGGCTACTTCGATGGACTGCTAGCCGAATGGACGATGCAGCACTACACGATGGAGGAATACATCGCACAAGGAGACGTCGTGGTCGCGCGTGGCTCCACGGCCTGGACCTGCAAGAAGACGGGCAAGACCGCTGAAACGCCCAAGATCAACTTCTGGCGCTTCAAAGACGGCAAGGCCGTTGAATATTACGAGTACTTCGACACCAATTGCGTGGTCGAGGCGAGCAGGTGA
- a CDS encoding cobalamin-independent methionine synthase II family protein — protein sequence MQRTKAPFRADEVGSLLRPAKIKEARSRLEKGEISADDLRKVEDMEIEKVVHKQASVGLKLATDGEFRRSWWHFDFLAKLTGCELFHPDAGIQFAGVQTRHDAVRVIDKLDFPDDHPMLDHFRFLKKVADQAHVTAKMTIPSPAVLHFRGGRKSISKDIYPDLEAFYEDLGKTYRKAVKAFYDAGCRYLQFDDTVWAYLCSQEELQKARERGDNPDGLQQIYARIINYALAEKPADMVVTTHVCRGNFRSTWISSGGYEPVAETMLAGTNYDGYFLEYDSDRAGGFEPLRFLPKGNKVVVVGVITSKFGELEKKDDIKRRLEEAAKFAPLEQLALSPQCGFASTEEGNILSEEEQWAKLSLAVEIAKEVWGIEPRTV from the coding sequence ATGCAGCGAACCAAAGCCCCCTTCCGTGCCGACGAGGTCGGCAGCCTCCTGCGTCCGGCCAAGATCAAGGAAGCCCGCAGCCGTTTGGAGAAGGGCGAGATCTCGGCCGACGATCTGCGCAAGGTCGAGGACATGGAGATCGAGAAGGTCGTGCACAAGCAGGCCTCGGTCGGCCTGAAGCTTGCGACCGACGGCGAATTCCGCCGCTCCTGGTGGCATTTCGACTTCCTAGCCAAGCTCACCGGCTGCGAGCTGTTTCATCCGGACGCCGGTATCCAGTTCGCAGGCGTGCAGACCCGGCACGACGCGGTGCGGGTGATCGACAAGCTCGACTTTCCCGACGATCACCCGATGCTGGACCATTTCCGTTTCCTGAAGAAGGTCGCCGACCAGGCCCATGTCACCGCCAAGATGACGATTCCGTCGCCCGCGGTGCTGCACTTCCGCGGCGGCCGCAAGTCGATCTCCAAGGACATCTATCCCGATCTCGAGGCCTTCTACGAAGACCTCGGCAAGACCTATCGGAAAGCCGTGAAGGCCTTCTACGACGCCGGCTGCCGCTATCTCCAGTTCGACGACACCGTGTGGGCCTATCTCTGTTCGCAGGAAGAATTGCAGAAGGCGCGCGAGCGCGGCGACAATCCGGACGGCCTCCAGCAGATCTATGCGCGCATCATCAACTACGCGCTGGCCGAAAAGCCCGCCGACATGGTGGTGACGACGCATGTCTGCCGCGGCAATTTTCGCTCGACCTGGATTTCGTCGGGCGGCTATGAGCCCGTTGCCGAAACCATGCTCGCCGGCACCAATTACGACGGCTACTTCCTCGAATACGACAGCGACCGTGCCGGCGGCTTCGAGCCGCTGCGTTTCCTGCCCAAGGGCAACAAGGTCGTCGTGGTCGGCGTCATCACCTCGAAGTTCGGTGAGCTCGAGAAGAAGGACGACATCAAGCGTCGCCTGGAAGAGGCCGCCAAGTTCGCGCCGCTGGAGCAGCTCGCACTCTCCCCGCAATGCGGATTTGCTTCGACGGAAGAAGGCAACATCCTTTCCGAGGAAGAGCAGTGGGCGAAGCTGAGCCTCGCGGTCGAGATCGCAAAGGAAGTGTGGGGGATTGAGCCTCGCACTGTGTGA
- a CDS encoding uroporphyrinogen-III synthase translates to MADRLNGTRILILETREEAQFSKLLAEQGAEVVQCPMFTIHDAPDPAPVEAWIRRAIEKPLDDLVLMTGEGLRRILKLAHARGLDQSLVAALAKARKFTRGPKPGKALREVGLDAQHTTEKPTTEGVIEMLGKLDLRGRRLGLQLYPDKDHSELTGALAAQGAAVDTVLPYVYDSRAADASIVTAIDDLAAGRIDALALTNLGQVRRLIEAAKAHGSEAKLRAGLEQTLIASVGPAVSGELAAHGLRTDISPAEDAYFMRPLISAMAIGLAAKKPKAPVK, encoded by the coding sequence ATGGCCGACCGCTTGAACGGCACCCGCATCCTGATCCTGGAAACCCGCGAGGAGGCTCAGTTCTCAAAACTTCTGGCCGAGCAAGGCGCCGAGGTCGTGCAGTGCCCGATGTTCACCATTCACGATGCGCCGGACCCGGCCCCGGTTGAGGCCTGGATCCGCCGCGCCATTGAGAAGCCCCTTGATGACCTCGTGCTAATGACCGGCGAAGGCCTGCGGCGAATCCTGAAGCTCGCGCACGCCCGCGGACTCGACCAGTCCCTTGTCGCGGCGCTTGCCAAAGCGCGGAAATTCACCCGCGGCCCGAAGCCCGGCAAGGCGTTGCGCGAGGTCGGCCTGGACGCGCAGCACACCACGGAGAAACCGACCACCGAGGGCGTGATCGAGATGCTGGGCAAGCTCGACCTCAGGGGCCGGCGCCTCGGCCTCCAGCTTTATCCGGACAAGGACCACAGCGAGCTGACCGGTGCGCTGGCCGCGCAAGGCGCCGCGGTCGATACCGTGCTCCCCTATGTCTACGATTCCAGGGCAGCGGACGCCAGCATCGTCACGGCGATCGACGACCTGGCCGCGGGGCGGATCGATGCCCTCGCGCTGACCAATCTCGGCCAGGTCCGCCGCCTGATCGAGGCCGCGAAGGCACATGGCAGTGAGGCCAAGCTGCGCGCCGGCCTCGAACAGACGCTGATTGCGTCGGTCGGCCCGGCGGTCTCGGGCGAGCTCGCCGCGCACGGCCTGCGCACGGACATCTCGCCGGCGGAAGACGCCTATTTCATGCGTCCGCTGATCTCGGCGATGGCCATCGGGCTGGCGGCGAAGAAGCCGAAAGCGCCGGTGAAGTGA
- a CDS encoding branched-chain amino acid ABC transporter permease: MTSILTNLFDGVAYGMLLFVLACGLAVTLGLMNFVNLAHGAFAMAGGYVCMVLVNRLGWPFFAALPLAFVSSAAIGIVLERTLYRHLYTRSHLDQVLFTIGLTFMSVAAVDYIQGSSRVFINLPAALQGQFDVFGVGIGRYRLMIIVICGLLTIGLQMVLAKTRFGSRLRAAVDDPRAASGLGINVPQVFAFTFAFGCGLAGLGGALSAEILGLDPYFPLKFMIYFLIVVTVGGSSSITGPFLASLLLGIGDVAGKYYVPKMGPFVIYTMMIVILIWRPNGLFGRTAAR; encoded by the coding sequence ATGACCTCAATCCTCACCAACCTGTTCGATGGCGTTGCCTACGGCATGCTGCTGTTCGTGCTCGCTTGCGGGCTCGCGGTCACGCTCGGATTGATGAACTTCGTCAATCTCGCCCATGGCGCCTTCGCCATGGCCGGCGGCTATGTCTGCATGGTGCTGGTCAACCGGTTGGGCTGGCCGTTCTTCGCAGCGCTGCCGCTCGCTTTCGTCTCCTCCGCCGCGATCGGCATCGTGCTCGAACGCACCCTCTACCGCCACCTCTATACGCGCAGCCATCTCGATCAGGTGCTGTTCACCATCGGCCTGACCTTTATGTCGGTCGCAGCGGTCGACTACATCCAGGGCTCCTCGCGCGTCTTCATCAACTTGCCGGCTGCGCTACAGGGCCAGTTCGACGTGTTCGGCGTCGGCATCGGCCGCTACCGGCTGATGATCATCGTGATCTGCGGCCTGCTCACCATCGGCCTCCAGATGGTGCTGGCCAAGACGCGTTTCGGCAGCCGGCTGCGCGCCGCGGTCGATGATCCGCGCGCGGCGAGCGGCCTCGGCATCAACGTGCCGCAGGTGTTCGCCTTCACCTTTGCCTTTGGTTGCGGACTCGCAGGTCTCGGCGGCGCGCTGAGCGCCGAGATCCTCGGCCTCGATCCGTATTTTCCGCTGAAGTTCATGATCTACTTCCTGATCGTGGTCACCGTCGGCGGTTCCTCCTCGATAACGGGCCCGTTCCTGGCTTCGCTCCTGCTCGGCATCGGTGACGTCGCCGGCAAATACTACGTGCCGAAGATGGGACCCTTCGTGATCTACACCATGATGATCGTGATCCTGATCTGGCGTCCGAACGGCCTGTTCGGCCGCACGGCCGCGCGTTGA